ACCTGTAAAATGAGGCGACTAAAATGGACTTAATAGATccgtttgaggattaaatgatacaATGCATGAAAAACACTCAGCACAAAGATGGCACATAACAGGGATTCCACGCCTGACTATTATTACGGTTTGCTCCCCTGTTCTCAGGCCCACAAGGCTCTGCCACCTCACCCTGCTCACTGGGCGCCTTCCTCGCCAGGGCCTTCCTGACCCTTCCTCACCCGCCCCAGACAAGCCAAATTCAGAACTGCACCCTggcctctctctcactctctactGCACTGATTTGTTTTGCCTGTGTACTCCCCACCAGACCAGGAACTCCTTGTGGACAGAGAACGCATCAAGGGTCCTCAATCTCATTGCCTGTTGGAGTCACCTGGGGCCAGATTCTGGGTCCAGGCATCAGCACGTTGTCCAGCTCCCAACTGACGGCAGCGTGCGTCCAGGGCAGAGAGGTCGTGCTACTCAGGTGTGCGCTGAGGACCAGCCGCATCAACATCACTGCGGCTCCTTAGCAAAACCATGGACTCTGGAAACCCCAGACCTAGAgaatcagaacctgcattttagCCAGATCCCCAGGAAGGGAAAGCACAGGAACGAATGCCGGTGAAGTGTGAGTCGACCTCCTTCCACACCCAGAGCTCAAAGTAATTCAAACACCCAGTGGGTGTTGAGTGGGGGTTCACTGACTGACTAATTGACTGAGTGAAGCCCTGTGTCAGCTTCCCTTGGGATTTCACACCTACTCCCTCATGTGCTATGAAACAAACAGGCTCAAAAGGTAAACCCGTAAAACATTCAGGAATTCAAAAATAGACACAGACCTAACTTGATAGAACAAATAGCTGCAAAATGGTGaggtttttaaatgaaataccTGATgggtttttaaagatttattaccACCGGGCTCTGTGCCATTAAACCTCCTAGTACACTAgaagataattttgttttgttttaaggttGGTAATTGTGAAAAGCTGGGAAACCAAGACTGGCCCCTGGGAGGATCCTGTCCGCCTGTGTGGCTTGGGCACAGTCTCTGGGTGGCTGGGGCCGCTGGCCCGCCCTTCCTCCAGGAAGAGAGACCCGCTGGCAGGGAGTCCCCGGCACTGCCAACGGCCTCCCCAAGCCCGTTCCCTGGGGACAGGCCCTCTGTCTCCCCTCCGCAGGCTCTTCCTGGCTCTCACCCTCCCACCCTCATCCCCCAGCCCCGCCTCCTCCGCAGCCGCGGAGCTGCAGCTGACTAGGGGGCCAAACCCAGGCGGCGAGCATCGCCTTATCCAGCCCCACTGGGGGCTTCGTCCCCTGCTGGGTGAGGGGTAACCCCTGTGCCACCCTCCGAGGCCACGCTAGAGGTTGTGACGCTCAGGGCTCCCGGTTCCGGCCGCGCTCAGGctcccccttcccagcctccctccccatctctcccAGGCTCCCCTCCCCTACCGTAGCCCCCCTCCCCCGTCCCaacctcctccccttctctcgCAGGATCCGGCCAGGAGATCGCGGGGTGGCGGGAGGGGCGCTCTGGCGACCCTGGAAGCGAGAAGCAGGCCTCTGCAAGGCCAGGGATGAAGGTGCAAGGGAAAGCCCTGGGACCTGGACCTCAGGCGTGGGAGGGACGAAAGGGAAAGGTCTTAGAAAATTCTTCGGGCGTGGCTTCtggggggggggcggggcggggggaggAAAGGGGGCACGGGTTCCCAATCGCACAGACGCTGCAGCGGAGCAGGGCCTCTAGGCATGCCCTCATCCAGAGCAGCTGCTGCGGAATCCGGAGAGCCCGCAGCACTAGCTGTGCGATTCCGGGCGAGGTTTTTAAACTCTCTCCTGTTTTCCCCTTTTGTAAACTGAAGATAATGTCTCTCCTGGGAGTGGGAGCACGATGCTGACACACCCTAGGAACTCGGGACTTGTTGATTCTCCTTCCTTATCCTCAAGTTGTTGGAAGCACTcctgcccctcaccccccacccctccaGCCCCTTTCCCAGCCCTGTCCCCTGGTGGAAAATCCTAAGAGCTGCCTCTCCGGAGAGCCCCTGCAAACCAGGCACTAAACACACACCTTTCATTTCCTGTTCGCAGCAGCTCTTTTTGGTGAgtactgttatccccattttgcgAATAAAGCAACGGAAGCTTAGAGAAGTAACTTTTCCAAATGTGCCTCAGCTCCAGGCAAAATAGGAACCTAGGTCATCTGACGCCAGAGTCAGCCTTCCTAACTGTTTATGATCTGGCTTCCCTTTCTGTActggattttctatttctgccCTAACAGATGACCACAGACATAGTGGCTGGAAACAGCACCCATTTatcagctcacagttctgtaggttagaAGTCCAGGCTTGATGCGACTACGTTCGCTGCTCTGTTCTCACAAGGCCAAAACCAGGGTGTCTGCAAGGCCAGCATTCTCATGTGGAACTCAGGGCCCCCTTCAAGCTCCTGTGGTTCTGGCAGAATTCAGGTCtttgtggttgtaggactgaggtcctcACTTTTTCTCTGGCTATCATCTGGGGGCTGCTGTCAGCTCTCAGAGGTCACCCACATTCCTTGCCATGTGGCCCCTCCATCTTTAAAACCAGCAAAGCAGAAGCCCCCTCTGCCTAATTCCTCTAATAATTTGAATCTCTTACTTCAGGAAAAGCCCAATCCCTTCAAAGGGCTTAGGATTCGGTCAAGCTCACCCCAGATGAACTTTCTTTCTTCAAGTCAGCTCTACCATAGGACATGCCCCAGTCATGGGAGTGAGGATTTCCTGGGGTTTCTCAGGGGGTGTGTACCAGGGGGCAGGAATCACGAGGGTGTCTTGGAATTCTGCCTACTTACAAGTGCCTTCTCTGTCCCCAGCATGTATTCTGGTGTTACATTCAAGTGTAACACCTTGAATGCTTCCTGCTAACCCTAAAGGGCCTTGAGGGGACTGGGGCAGCCTATTCACCAACCAGTTTGGAGCATTTTCCTATGAGCACAGTCACATATATTCCCATAGAAGAGTATACAAATATCTCCATATGAGACATAGGCACGCCCTCCTCCATTCCTCTTCCTCCAACTTCATCCCGTGTTTCAAAGCTCAGAGAGTGGTACATTTTGATCCAGCATATCTTAGAAAGTAGGAAATTGATAGAGATGTTTGTGATCACAGATAGGAAGACTGAGTCTGAGAAAAGACTCCCAGCCCAGTGGTCTCTCCAGGAAGCCCTGCTGACCCCCAAGCAAGGCTCTTATCAAGTTGCTGTGGCCCTGACTCCTGACATTCTAGACCACGCCATGACACCAAGTTTTCCTCCCTGTGGGTGCATGATGTTTGACATTCTTAATCCAGAGGTCCATCTAAATGGATGTCACATTCACTAATGCATCATCTGAAATACAACTTCCTTTGATTTTGCCTTTTTTGAGTCtttctccacttgcgttttcctATCAAAGGGATTAAACCACTTTGCTGGACTTGAAGCTCTGTCTTTTCCGAAAGCTTTCATCATGTCTCAACACAGCTTCCCACTCACAGATACAGGAGAGGATGGAAGAAGAGAAGTAACAGGCTTGATGAGGCTTAATAGGATTTGCTCAAGTCAGTGCCTTCCCCTGGGTCCTGCAGAGAGCAGCTAGGATGCTCAGCTTGCCTAGGCCAGCCACAGCATTCCTCCCTGTCTGTCCTCTACAGACAGTTCTGCAAAAACCCTAGCTTCAAAGAGGAAATGCTAGAATATCAACTATGGGAGGGCTGGCTCTGCGTTTATCTTCTTCACTGCTTTATGTCCAGCTCCTAGCACAGGGGTTTGGCTATAGTAGTTCCTCAATTAATGTGTGCTTAATGAGTGCATAATTAATAGAACAGATCTCGAAAACCTGATTAAAGAATTTCATCCCCATTGTCCCTGAAAATCCTTTTGACTTGATAGGCACACAAGACTGGAAGCCAGGGTTTCAAGGATGGGGATTTTACTTACCCTTAAAAGAAATCTGAACAGTAGAGGCTCCATGCCAGTCAGCTCAATGCTTGCCCTGCAAATTGCCCACTGGGCCTTTAGCTATTTGTCTTAGAtattctctatctctctttcttcatctttaaaatggagttaACGGGATATTGCGTTAAATTTCAATTTGAGGAGAGATTATGTATacgtatgtttattttatttatacttagGTTTGTATCATGCATTCTTTCCATGAATCCCTATAATTGGCTCCCAGGGCTGGAGGAGCAGAGAATATTATCTGGCATTTATAGCAGAGTTAAACTGAGGCAAAGAaagttaaatttgtttttctttggacCACAAAGTGGGTTTGTTGGACATTGAGTTAGAATCCACATGTTACCCTGGGTTGAGCAAGGAATGACTTCGCAGATGATTCCAGCGCACAGGAATGCGCCCCAATATCAAATCGAAAGCAAACCACCTTTTCTTATCTGCCAGATGCAAAAAGTTTTCCTACCTGGGCTGAAGTCTCCTAGAAGATACTTTCCCGTTTCTAGTACAGCACAAAGCTTTCGCCTACAAGAATGTATGcaagtatgtttaaaaataaagaaggaaacagtGCAGAAAATCAGCAGCAAGCTGTTTTCCCCAAAGAGCTCAGCACAGGAGGATGTGAGCTCCCATGTGCCCCGGCCAATGACTCATGCTTGTGGGCACTGTGCCTGCCCTGCCCAACCTCAGTGGCTCAGGAAGTCCGCAGCAGCACCCCCATTGGAACCCTATCTTGGTTCCAACAGCTGGGGTGTCCAGAATACACGGGGCCTCAGGACAGCAGCATTTTCCACCATCTCTCAGCATCTGTGATTGGGTTTTTAGGATGAAGTCTCCCACCTAAGGCAGAGCAAATTCCTGCTTGGGATTCTGCAAAGATAGCCCCAAGCATTTTCCTCCTTGTCTCATTTATCTTCGTTAACTGCCACATGAAGGAGCAGGAAGCAGGTGGACCTATGCAGAATGGGAAATGGCCAATGGACGCCTGGGACAAAGCCCTTCAGATGACCTTTTGATATGATGTTTTAAAGGTCACCTTGAAATCGCTAGGCAGCACAGGAAAAGACCTGCCAGGCTCATCTGACTTCCCAGGACAGCTGCAATCTACCTTGGTTTGCCATTAGACAGTCGGCTCAGTGGTTGACAGAACTTTTTCCAGGTTGTTCTATTGGGGACACAGCTTCCTGGTTTTCTGCCTGGTGGAACCTGTAGCTGGAGTCACCCTCAGAATGGTGGCAGGGAAATTCCTGCAAGGGACTGCCAAAACCATCCCCGAATGGGGTCAGTTGAGACTCCAAAGAAGAAAGCACCAAGATCCAAAGCACTTATTAGGGGACTTACATGTAGAGCGCTGCACTGGTCCCCACGACAGACAGCAAGAAAAGATCCAAAGCACTCATTAGGGGACTTACATGTAGAGCGCTGCACTGGTCCTCATGACAGACAGCAAGAAAAGAGATGCTCCGCTTAGGTGTGTCTGCAGCAAGGGCTCTGGGTTATGGAGTTATTTGTCCTAAGGTTGGGCTAATTCCTACAATGGTTAGCAACGTTTGATCCTTCAGTATTTCAGGTAACAACCTAAACAGGGTTTCAGTGCCAGAGAATGTTTCCAGGGCTCAGGCCTGCAGGAAATGACATGCAGCTGGCCAGGTGACAGAGCAGTCTAGGCATTCTGTGTTTCTCAATCAGGACAGATAAGTAAGTGGGGGTTCCTGGGGGACCCTATACCTGGGAAGGAGGGTAACTGTGAATTCAAGGAAGGCTTACTCATAAAGAAGAAGAAGGGTTGAAGGATAGTATCCCTAAGGTGATGTTTCCCAGGGCCAGAAGCTCATAGAACTTTCTGGAGGGAGCAGGTCATCGGCCTTAGCATGAGCCACGGAGCATCAGTGTCTGCTGGCCGTTGTGTGGTCAGTGCTGTGGGTCAGCCTTTGGGCTGCAGCCAGATAAACCCAGATCCAAAACCTCACTTGGCCACATGCTACGTGAGCTTCATTCTTCTCTTCTGAAAAATGGGGGGATAATAATGGTATTTATCTAaccatgttgtgaggattaaatcagcTAATGGATAAAAATTTTCTAGTGCAGTGCCTGGCTTCTGAGTGCTCAGAAATGTAGTCTGTTATTGTTAATTAAAGAGGTCTTTCCTAACTGCATGAGAGTCTTAAAGCACGTTAAATGGGTTTTGAGGGAACTATCAGACACCTGCATTGCAGGTGTCTGGGTATCTCTTGGAAGTGTGGCAGGTACCCCACAAACATGTTATGCCTTTGAAGAGCTTTGGGGCCACTAACATCCGCTCCATTTCAATTTCTTAGAGGACAGGGAATAATGGAATCTAATTTTCTAATGGCGGGCCTACAcagcaatttgtcattttaataagtgCTCAGATGGCTGCAGACTTCACGCTCAGACGGTAGGGGTGACCAATCAACAAATCAGACACATGCCgccttttcctttctgtctgcTGCTAAAAGACCTCAAGATAAATGGAGACAGCAAGGAATGAAAGAAACAGCACAGGCTTGGGCCAGACCAGCAGGAATCCAAATATCAGCTCTGCCTGATATTTGGTGGCCTGGgtgtcacttaacctctttggaAACCCGTTTTCTTATTTATCCATCCAATTATTCAGTAAGTACTTTTTGAATACATCTATGTGCCTGGCTGTGTTCTAAGTGCTTGGAATATCAGAGAACAAAACGAACATAAACTTATGCCCCTGCGGAGCTTACATTCTGATGGTGGGAGAGAGATTGTTTGAATTAAGCCTGATTCATAAGCAAACAATATAGTGTTTATATAGTCGGGATTCCAGTATCTAAAGCCAGTGAGTTGCTGTGGCGATAAAAGCCACAATCCACGTGTAATGCATGGGAcatagtaggcatttaataaactATTGtgagtattctttttaaattgctcCCAGGTTTCTCAAACCCTTTAAACACTTAATGTGTAGTTTGCACctagatatttttcatttattcattcaacaaacagctAGCGAGCATCTATCACATGCTAGACTCTGTACGAGGCACGAGGGATACAAAAGAACCTTATGAGAGAGTGAGGCCCCTGCCCTTGAGGATTTCACACCCTGACCCCTGGATAACAGAGCAGAAGCCTGGGAGAGCCCCGGGGTGGGGGTGGCCTTCCATCTTGTGTTCTAGTGAATCAGAACAGCCCACTTCACTGATGGTGTCTTTTTTAACTCAAAGCATCCCAGCTATGGCTGGCGATTCTAGGAATGCCATGAACCAGGACATGGAGATTGGAGTCACTCCCTGGGACCCCAAGAAGATTCCCAAACAGGCCCGCGATTATGTCCCCATTGCCACAGACCGTACGCGCCTGCTGGCCGAGGGCAAGAAGCCACGCCAGCGCTACATGGAGAAGAGTGGCAAGTGCAACGTGCACCACGGCAACGTCCAGGAGACCTACCGGTACCTGAGTGACCTCTTCACCACCCTGGTGGACCTCAAGTGGCGCTTCAACCTGCTCGTCTTCACCATGGTTTACACGGTCACCTGGCTGTTCTTCGGCTTCATTTGGTGGCTCATTGCTTATATCCGGGGTGACCTGGACCATGTTGGTGACCAAGAGTGGATTCCTTGTGTTGAAAACCTCAGTGGCTTCGTGTCCGCTTTCCTGTTCTCCATTGAGACCGAAACAACCATTGGGTATGGCTTCCGAGTCATCACAGAGAAGTGTCCGGAGGGGATTATACTCCTCTTGGTCCAGGCCATCCTGGGCTCCATTGTCAATGCCTTCATGGTGGGGTGCATGTTTGTCAAGATCAGCCAGCCCAAGAAGAGAGCAGAGACCCTCATGTTTTCCAACAATGCAGTCATCTCCATGCGGGACGAGAAGCTGTGCCTCATGTTCCGGGTGGGCGACCTCCGCAACTCCCACATCGTGGAGGCCTCCATCCGGGCCAAGCTCATCAAGTCCCGGCAGACAAAAGAGGGGGAGTTCATCCCCCTGAACCAGACAGACATCAATGTGGGCTTCGACACAGGCGATGACCGCCTCTTCCTGGTGTCTCCTCTGATCATCTCCCATGAGATCAACGAGAAGAGCCCTTTCTGGGAGATGTCTCAGGCTCAGCTGCATCAGGAAGAGTTTGAAGTTGTGGTCATTCTAGAAGGGATGGTGGAAGCCACAGGTAAGGCGCTTTGTCCTCCTCAGCCACAGATGGCCCTGCTTATACTTCAGACTTAGGCCACTGTGACTCCAGAAGATGCAGGTCTGTGCCTGAGAGTCCTGGGGTGGCACAGGCAACACATTCAATCCCTAAATTGTGGTTTGAGGGGTACTGGTACTCAAGATTGAGTAATAGCAATAGGTAACACTGACAGGAGCTTCCCTACTTTCAGGCACCGTCCTAAACAATAAACATCTATCATCTGGCCAAATGTCCTCCCACGCCCTATGAGATAGtggggtgttgttgttgttgttgttttgcttgtttgtttgtttttgatgtggggtcttgctctgtcacccaggctagagtgcagtggcccgatcttggctcactgcaacctccacctcccggattcaagcgattctcccgcctcagcctccggagtagctgggattacaggtgcccgccactgtgcctggctaatttttgtatttttagtagagacggggtttcatcatgttggccaggttggtgttgaactcccgaccttgtgatccacctgccttggcctcccaaagtgctgggattacacgcgtgagccacagtgcccagccaagataGTTTTTATTAAggtacagataaagaaacagggACAGAGACAAGCTAAATTATTTGCCCAAGAGCAAGCACTTTCTAGTGATAGAGCCAGGATGGAAATTGAGGCAGGTGACACCAGAGCCAGCACTTGTTTCCAACAGGACAAACTGCCCCTTCTTGGAACAAGTGTTCTACCCAGAAGAGCTCGCTGGTCAGATGGCTCTGGTAATCACAGGGTGAAACAAAAGCGAACTGGTTTCTTTACAGTGGACTTCTCGCTGTCCTTACCCACTGAGTCTCATCGCTGGGAAAGGAGGGGATGCAGAATTTCCTAAACTCAAAAGGTTCTCACCAACCCTTTACTTGGAGAGACCTTTGCTGCAGGGGAAGGGCTTTTGTTGCTGGGTCCCCTCTGGAGCAACCAGCCCTCAGCATTCTTGCAGAAGTTTGGCTTAGTGAACCCAGGGCAGGCAAGGTTCCTTTCTCACAAAAAAACAGTGCATTCATGCTGAGGCATCGACATCCATGTATGCCCAAGAAAATGCCCTTTATGCAGCCAGCATGGCACCTCCCTCCTCACTCACCGGCAGCTGGTAGCCAAGGACCCCCCAATTCCTCAGCCACTCAGCCATGGCAGACCTCTGTGAGGTGGCTCCAGGGAGTCCAAAGCCTGGGACCGCCTGAACTCTGGTAGAGGACCCTagtccccaccccactcccagcgAAACCCAACATCCTGcgtatttcattttttcctcgtgctttcctttctctctctctttttttttttcaaccaggTACAATGAGCAGCTTGTCAGGCCCTAAGGATGGGTTCTAGAAATTCAGTCGCGCTCAGAATGATGCATgcctatttttctaattcttgcaAATGACAGTGTAGGGCTGGCttagtctcattttacagatgtcgAAGCTGAACCTAAAAAGCATTATATAGACAGTGAGTGTTCATATTCAGCTCTTCCACTTACAAATCTGGAGCTTCTCTCATCTCTCTGCCCCCCTAAAATACTAGGGGCCTGTCAGAAAGATGGCCAAGCACACCTCCCAGCCCCCAGGAAGCTAGCTGCTGGGCAGGGGACTCAGACCCAGACTCCACAAGCCTTCCCATTTTGAAGTCGGTGGAACCAGGAGAGGGCAATGACAAGCTCCAGGGACTGGTGCCAGAGGGGGCTGCTCGGCCATCTGCTGGGGGCTGGAGCCTGGCAGGCAGCATATGGTGGCAGGCGGGCATCCCGGTGGCTGAGGACAGTCAGGACTCAGGAAGCTTCCCCCACAGAGCTAGGGGCTTGTAGGTCACCCTGCCCTTGGCTCCGGGGTCAGAATCAGGACACAGGCTGCATTTCAGGGGAAGAGCTCCACTCTGAAGCCACAAAAAAGGGATTGGGTGAGAGACATGGGGTCAAATCATAGCATGCCTGACCACTCTCCAAGGCCATCCTCACTCCCCAGCCACGCAGTGGGGAGAGGCTCATAGTGGAGGGAGCCAGTGCTATCAGCCCTGCTGCACCCCCAACCACGCCTCCCTCAAAGTCAGGGGCCCATCGTTCACTTGTTCTCACGGTTTGGCCTCCTTCCCCTCCCACAACCTGGGCTATGCTTGCTCTGTCCCACAAACTGTAGGGGAGATCCAGGGAGATAGGGCAGGAGACCCTGGCCCACAGCTGTCCTGGATGTGGATGGTTTGGTTGTCAGGCACATGCAGCCAGGTATGGGCTGGGAATCCATGCCTCAGCTTAAGTAGCACAACTCTGGCATATCCTGCCTGAGCGGGTTTGAGCAAGCTGCTTACCTTGTCAGCAAAGTGAGGAAAATCAGTCTCTTAGAGCTGTTGGGA
The nucleotide sequence above comes from Symphalangus syndactylus isolate Jambi chromosome 3, NHGRI_mSymSyn1-v2.1_pri, whole genome shotgun sequence. Encoded proteins:
- the KCNJ5 gene encoding G protein-activated inward rectifier potassium channel 4, with product MAGDSRNAMNQDMEIGVTPWDPKKIPKQARDYVPIATDRTRLLAEGKKPRQRYMEKSGKCNVHHGNVQETYRYLSDLFTTLVDLKWRFNLLVFTMVYTVTWLFFGFIWWLIAYIRGDLDHVGDQEWIPCVENLSGFVSAFLFSIETETTIGYGFRVITEKCPEGIILLLVQAILGSIVNAFMVGCMFVKISQPKKRAETLMFSNNAVISMRDEKLCLMFRVGDLRNSHIVEASIRAKLIKSRQTKEGEFIPLNQTDINVGFDTGDDRLFLVSPLIISHEINEKSPFWEMSQAQLHQEEFEVVVILEGMVEATGMTCQARSSYMDTEVLWGHRFTPVLTLEKGFYEVDYNTFHDTYETNTPSCCAKELAEMKREGRLLQYLPSPPLLEGCAEAELDAEAEQKEEDEPKGLGGSKGARGSV